Proteins encoded by one window of Longimicrobiaceae bacterium:
- the argF gene encoding ornithine carbamoyltransferase, translating into MSRNQTRHFLAIPDFSREELYDILDLAARMKRGEYTEKPLAGKTLAMVFAKSSTRTRVSFEVGTFQLGGHALFLSSRDIQLGRGEPIRDTARVLSRYVDGIMIRTFDQAEPEELAEWGSVPVINGLTDLLHPCQIMADLQTIRENFGDDLSGVKVAWVGDGNNMANSWLNAAYRFGFELRLAFPQGYEPDAEILERAKGAATILTTSDPREAVEGADVVNTDVWTSMGQEEETAKRMRDFAGYCVSEEMMDTASERAIFLHCLPAHRGEEVTDGVIEGARSRVWDEAENRLHVQKAIMATLMG; encoded by the coding sequence ATGAGCCGGAACCAGACGCGCCACTTCCTCGCCATCCCGGACTTCTCCCGGGAGGAGCTGTACGACATCCTGGACCTCGCCGCCCGCATGAAGCGCGGCGAGTACACCGAGAAGCCGCTCGCGGGGAAGACGCTCGCGATGGTCTTCGCCAAGAGCTCCACCCGGACCCGCGTCTCCTTCGAGGTGGGTACCTTCCAGCTCGGCGGGCACGCCCTCTTCCTTTCCTCCCGCGACATCCAGCTGGGCCGCGGCGAGCCCATCCGCGACACCGCGCGGGTCCTTTCGCGCTACGTGGACGGGATCATGATCCGCACCTTCGACCAGGCCGAGCCGGAGGAGCTGGCGGAGTGGGGCTCCGTCCCGGTCATCAACGGGCTCACCGACCTGCTGCACCCCTGCCAGATCATGGCCGACCTGCAGACCATCCGCGAGAACTTCGGCGACGACCTCTCCGGGGTGAAGGTGGCGTGGGTGGGAGACGGCAACAACATGGCGAACTCCTGGCTGAACGCCGCCTACCGCTTCGGCTTCGAGCTGCGCCTGGCCTTCCCGCAGGGGTACGAGCCCGACGCGGAGATCCTGGAGCGCGCGAAGGGCGCCGCCACCATCCTCACCACCAGCGACCCGCGCGAGGCCGTCGAGGGCGCCGACGTGGTGAACACCGACGTGTGGACCTCCATGGGCCAGGAGGAGGAGACCGCGAAGAGGATGCGCGACTTCGCAGGCTACTGCGTGAGCGAGGAGATGATGGACACGGCCTCCGAGCGCGCCATCTTCCTCCACTGCCTCCCCGCCCACCGCGGCGAGGAGGTCACGGACGGGGTGATCGAGGGCGCCCGCT